The following DNA comes from Rhodopseudomonas boonkerdii.
AAGCCGAATTTCACGGGGAGCTAGCAAGCCGCAGAATGGGTCAAGCGCGACGGCTACGCAGCATGTACATTGGCGGCGATCGCCGCCAATCGCCAGCTCGCACACGGAATATCCACGGGCGCGAACGCAACCCTCTTTTCGAAACGGATCTGCTTCCAGTCGTCCGGCGTGGGCGAGAGGGCAAAGCCCGCCTTCCGTGCCAGCGCCAGCATCGCATCATTGGATCGCAGCGTGTCGCCGAACAGACGACCTGCACCGAGCGCCGTAGCCAGACATGCGAGATTACCCAATAGCGCCGCGCCGATGCCCTGCCCCTGCATCTTATCATCCACCGACAGACCAATCTCGAGGCTGTTGGTCTCATCGTCAATCGCGTAACGCGCCTCGCCGATGATCACTTCGGCGCCGTTGCGCTTTGTCGTGGCGACCAGCGAAAAGCCGTTGTCCTCGCCGATATGGGTGAAGCGATCGAGTTGGCTCTCCGGCAGCTCACTCGCCGCACCCATCAGCCGGTTGTAGCGGGAGCCCGGCGACAGTCCGCGAAAATAGCATTGCAGCGCGCCGGCGTCGGCGACTTCGGCGAAGCGGAGGGCGACCACCTCACCGGAGCGCGACAGCAGGACATCGGAATATCGCTCGAGATCGTGCAGATCGATGTGTTTCATGACAACCTCCCGCGCTGGCTGACGGGCCTCAGGCCCGCCAGAACGGCTTGTCGACTTCCGCCTGCATCTCCGACCAGCTGAGGCCGAGATCGTGCAGATCGCGTTCGGTCCATTGCGCCAATTCGCGGCGCTGCTGATGGCGCTGCCACCACATCCTGAGCGTATCGGCCGTGCTGGACGGGCGGGTGGAAACATGATGATTTGTCATCGATTCCTGAGTGCAAATGGACATTTCGCTCTCCTGCGACCAGATTTGGGGATACAGATATCGACCCGAACGGCGGCGGCGACAAACGACATTGTGCATCGCAATATATGAGATAAACTCATGCGTTGAGCTGGCTGACGGAGAGCAGCGATGAGTCCCAGACTGCCGTCCCTGAACGGCCTGCGCGCCTTCGAGGCCGCAGCGCGGCATCTCAGCTTCACCCTTGCGGCGGACGAGCTCAACGTCACGCAAACCGCCATCAGTCATCAGATCAAGCGGCTGGAGGAAGAACTCGGCGTCAAACTCTTCGTTCGCCAGAACCGCACTCTGACACTCACCGAACAGGGCCGCGATTACCTGCCGGGTATACGCGCGGCATTTAACGACCTGCGATTGGCAACGGATCGTCTACTGCATCGCGACCGTGATCATGTCCTGACGGTCAGCACGCTCGCATCCTTCGCCTCGAAATGGCTGCTGCCGCGGCTTTCCACATTCCAGCAGGCACATCCGCATATCGACGTACGCATCACGACGTCGTCGACATTGGTGGACTTCAAGAGCGGCGACGTGGATGCCGCGATCCGCTACGGCCGCGGCCAGTGGGCCGGCCTGCGCGCCGACTGGCTGACGGCGGATCAACTGTTTCCGGTGTGCAGCCCCAAACTGCTGATGGGCGATCGTCCCCTTCGCAAACCCGAAGATCTCGCGCGCTACACATTGCTCCACACCAATGCCAGCCACGACGACGATTGGCGTCTCTGGCTGACCGCCGCAGGATTGCCCCTCACGATTTCGAGGCAGCCCGCACTCGGCTTCGATCTGATCTTCATGACCCTGCAAGCCGCCATTGACGGCCTCGGCGTTGCGGTCGGCCGTACGACCTATGTGGAAGGCGACCTCGCCTCCGGCCGCCTTGTGATGCCGTTCGACATCACGTTGCCGGCCGATGCCGGCTTCTATCTCGTCTCGCCTGAAGCGAGTGCGGATACCCCCAATCTCCGCGCCTTCCGAATGTGGCTGCTGACGCAAGTTCCGTCTAAAGCCTGATCCGTTTCGGCTTGGCCCACCCCGACCAACTGTGGCAGATTGCCGCATATTGGTAGCCTCGAGCTGCCCGGCCGCGCATCTCGCCGGTCGCAAGGATGCCGGGAGAACGCCACATGGATGCCACACGAAATGCCGCGCCGGACGCGGTTTCGACACCCCAGATCAAGTCTCGCCTTGCGGCAATTCTGCGGGCAACCAGCGGCAATTTTCTGGAGCAATTCGACTTCTTCCTGTTCGGATTCTACGCCAGCGCCATCGCAAAGGCCTTTTTTCCATCCGACAACGAGACCGCCTCGCTGCTCAACACCTTCGGCGTTTTCTGGCTCGGCGCCCTGATGCGCCCGGTCGGGGCCATCGTGCTCGGCGCGTATATCGATCAGATCGGCCGCCGGAAGGGACTGATCGTCACCCTCGCAATCATGGCGGTGGGT
Coding sequences within:
- a CDS encoding GNAT family N-acetyltransferase: MKHIDLHDLERYSDVLLSRSGEVVALRFAEVADAGALQCYFRGLSPGSRYNRLMGAASELPESQLDRFTHIGEDNGFSLVATTKRNGAEVIIGEARYAIDDETNSLEIGLSVDDKMQGQGIGAALLGNLACLATALGAGRLFGDTLRSNDAMLALARKAGFALSPTPDDWKQIRFEKRVAFAPVDIPCASWRLAAIAANVHAA
- a CDS encoding DUF1127 domain-containing protein, with protein sequence MSICTQESMTNHHVSTRPSSTADTLRMWWQRHQQRRELAQWTERDLHDLGLSWSEMQAEVDKPFWRA
- a CDS encoding transcriptional regulator GcvA, whose product is MSPRLPSLNGLRAFEAAARHLSFTLAADELNVTQTAISHQIKRLEEELGVKLFVRQNRTLTLTEQGRDYLPGIRAAFNDLRLATDRLLHRDRDHVLTVSTLASFASKWLLPRLSTFQQAHPHIDVRITTSSTLVDFKSGDVDAAIRYGRGQWAGLRADWLTADQLFPVCSPKLLMGDRPLRKPEDLARYTLLHTNASHDDDWRLWLTAAGLPLTISRQPALGFDLIFMTLQAAIDGLGVAVGRTTYVEGDLASGRLVMPFDITLPADAGFYLVSPEASADTPNLRAFRMWLLTQVPSKA